In a single window of the Pseudomonas entomophila genome:
- a CDS encoding response regulator — MLKPILLVEDNLRDQELTLLALERSQLANEVVVVRDGADALDYLLRRNAFAARDDGNPAVMLLDLKLPKVDGLEVLKEVRATAELRSIPIVMLTSSREGPDLQRAYELGVNAYVVKPVEFKEFVTAISDLGVFWAVLNEPPPGSLRLNRRGDQ, encoded by the coding sequence ATGCTCAAACCCATCCTGCTGGTCGAAGACAACCTCCGGGACCAAGAACTGACCTTGCTGGCCCTGGAGCGCAGCCAGCTGGCCAACGAAGTCGTCGTCGTGCGCGACGGCGCCGATGCCCTGGATTACCTGCTGCGGCGCAATGCCTTCGCCGCACGTGACGACGGCAACCCGGCGGTAATGCTGCTGGACCTCAAGCTGCCCAAGGTCGATGGCCTCGAGGTGCTCAAGGAGGTACGCGCCACCGCGGAACTGCGCAGCATCCCCATCGTCATGCTGACCTCCTCGCGCGAGGGGCCCGACCTGCAGCGCGCCTATGAGCTGGGGGTAAACGCCTATGTGGTCAAGCCGGTGGAGTTCAAAGAGTTCGTTACCGCGATCTCCGACCTGGGGGTGTTCTGGGCCGTGCTCAACGAGCCGCCGCCCGGCTCGCTGCGCCTGAACCGCCGTGGCGACCAGTGA
- a CDS encoding ATP-binding protein: MTIAPISLDQAIERCAQEPIQVPGSIQPQGFLLVLDEHSLRVLQASENTERWLGVPALQLPGQAFDELVSDGFDLRRHLTSLPEDEMFPFHIGDVRLREGAPCQAPLRVLAHRHDQVLILEFEPCRGSAKGDYYPLVRAFVSTLHQATSIDDLLQQSVRQIKRITGFGRVKAYRFDAAGNGTVLAEVADPGYPQYLGLCFPASDIPRQARELYRINRIRVIEDANYQASPLVPAANPRTGKALDMSFASLRSVSPVHLQYMRNMGTLASMSLSIVVDGKLWGLLSCHHDQPRAVDFQTRTACELLANVLSLQIEAHESQSCTRLLLDLRQRIVHLLSSMADQDSVGDGLLALPDVMLQFAGATGAAIISAERCDLIGHTPPAAQVNALVHWLAQRGEDLVFHTDNAQRDIDVLPELGRHAAGVLAVAISQLHSHYLLWFRPEQAHTVNWAGRPEKQVTALGNLNPRHSFERWQEEVRGFSAAWHPLTLEGVLELRGAVLGIVLRKAEELAQLAGELKRSNKELEAFSYSVSHDLRAPLRHIAGYSELLGELEGEHLTERGKRFLGHIGEAAQFAGTLVDNLLNFSQMGRSALRLSDVDLNTLVDTIRTEMAPDYADRSILWEIAALPRVIADPAFINMVLHNLLANAVKYTRNREQARIEVGAVQHRHEVEVYVRDNGVGFDMAYVDKLFGVFQRLHRMEEFEGTGIGLASVRRIIERHDGRVWAQGSLGQGASFHFTLPRQPMTA; the protein is encoded by the coding sequence GTGACCATTGCCCCGATTTCACTCGACCAGGCCATCGAACGCTGTGCCCAGGAGCCGATCCAGGTACCCGGCAGCATCCAGCCTCAAGGCTTCCTGCTGGTGCTGGACGAACACAGCCTGCGCGTTCTCCAGGCCAGTGAAAACACCGAACGCTGGCTCGGCGTGCCGGCCCTGCAACTGCCAGGCCAGGCATTCGACGAACTGGTCAGCGACGGCTTCGACCTGCGCCGCCACCTGACGTCGCTGCCGGAAGACGAGATGTTCCCCTTCCACATCGGCGATGTCCGCCTGCGTGAAGGCGCCCCCTGCCAGGCGCCGCTGCGGGTACTGGCCCACCGCCACGACCAGGTCCTGATCCTCGAATTCGAGCCCTGCCGTGGCTCGGCCAAGGGCGATTACTACCCCCTGGTGCGGGCCTTCGTCAGCACCCTGCACCAGGCCACCAGCATCGACGACTTGCTGCAGCAGTCGGTCCGGCAGATCAAGCGCATCACCGGCTTCGGTCGGGTCAAGGCCTACCGCTTCGACGCTGCAGGCAATGGCACCGTGCTCGCTGAAGTTGCCGACCCTGGCTACCCCCAGTACCTGGGGTTGTGCTTCCCCGCCTCCGACATCCCGCGCCAGGCCCGCGAGCTGTATCGCATCAACCGCATCCGAGTGATCGAAGACGCCAACTATCAAGCCTCGCCGCTTGTACCGGCCGCCAATCCACGTACCGGCAAGGCCCTGGACATGAGCTTCGCCTCGCTGCGTAGCGTATCCCCGGTGCACCTGCAATACATGCGCAACATGGGCACCCTGGCATCGATGTCGCTGTCGATCGTGGTCGACGGCAAGCTCTGGGGCCTGCTGTCATGCCACCACGACCAACCAAGGGCCGTGGATTTCCAGACCCGCACCGCCTGCGAACTGCTGGCCAATGTCCTGTCGCTGCAGATCGAGGCCCACGAGTCCCAAAGCTGCACGCGCTTGCTGCTCGACCTGCGCCAACGCATCGTGCACCTGCTCTCTTCAATGGCCGACCAGGACAGTGTCGGCGATGGCCTGCTCGCCCTGCCCGACGTGATGCTGCAGTTCGCCGGCGCCACTGGGGCGGCCATCATCAGTGCCGAGCGTTGCGACCTGATCGGCCACACGCCTCCGGCGGCGCAGGTCAACGCCCTGGTGCACTGGCTGGCCCAGCGTGGCGAAGACCTGGTGTTCCACACCGACAACGCGCAGCGTGACATCGACGTGCTGCCGGAGCTGGGCCGGCATGCCGCAGGCGTGCTGGCCGTGGCCATCTCGCAGCTGCACTCGCACTACCTGCTGTGGTTCCGTCCGGAGCAGGCGCACACGGTGAACTGGGCCGGGCGCCCCGAAAAACAGGTCACCGCCCTGGGCAACCTCAATCCGCGCCACAGCTTCGAGCGCTGGCAGGAAGAGGTCCGCGGGTTCAGCGCCGCCTGGCACCCACTGACCCTCGAAGGCGTGCTGGAACTGCGCGGAGCGGTGCTCGGCATCGTCCTGCGCAAGGCCGAGGAACTGGCCCAACTGGCCGGCGAGCTGAAGCGCTCGAACAAGGAGCTTGAAGCGTTCTCCTACAGCGTATCCCACGACCTGCGCGCGCCGCTGCGGCATATCGCCGGCTACAGCGAGCTGCTCGGCGAGCTCGAGGGCGAGCACCTGACCGAGCGTGGCAAGCGCTTCCTCGGGCATATCGGGGAAGCCGCACAATTCGCTGGCACCTTGGTGGACAACCTGCTCAATTTCTCGCAGATGGGCCGTTCGGCGTTGCGCCTGTCGGATGTCGACCTCAATACCCTGGTCGATACCATCCGCACGGAGATGGCGCCGGACTACGCCGACCGTTCGATCCTCTGGGAGATCGCCGCGCTGCCCAGGGTGATTGCCGACCCGGCCTTCATCAACATGGTCCTGCACAACCTGCTCGCCAATGCCGTCAAGTACACCCGCAACCGTGAGCAGGCGCGCATCGAGGTGGGTGCCGTGCAGCACCGGCACGAGGTCGAGGTGTACGTGCGCGACAATGGCGTGGGCTTCGACATGGCCTATGTCGACAAACTGTTCGGGGTGTTCCAGCGCCTGCACCGCATGGAGGAATTCGAGGGCACCGGGATTGGCCTGGCCAGCGTGCGGCGCATCATCGAACGCCATGACGGCCGTGTCTGGGCCCAGGGCAGCCTGGGCCAGGGCGCCAGTTTCCACTTCACCCTCCCCCGCCAACCGATGACCGCCTGA
- a CDS encoding Csu type fimbrial protein — protein MPKHLTRCILAGCGLALAAQAHAATVTGTISSTLTLTAACQVNGSGGTSGLNFGSLDFGTQDSLFTTVNGQVLGGGGGAMSILCSAGTVPTIKVRAGAHDSQSAGGTRALADGAGNFVPYDFYTDAGHTQLLAIDGTITLPTSTGVAQTVNLYGQARGKAGLPAGVYTDTVAVELSF, from the coding sequence ATGCCCAAGCACCTCACCCGCTGCATCCTCGCAGGTTGTGGCCTGGCCCTGGCCGCCCAGGCCCACGCTGCCACCGTGACCGGCACCATCAGCTCGACCCTGACGCTGACCGCCGCCTGCCAGGTCAACGGCAGCGGCGGCACTTCCGGGCTGAACTTCGGCAGCCTCGACTTCGGCACCCAGGATTCGCTGTTCACCACCGTCAATGGCCAGGTGCTCGGCGGCGGTGGCGGGGCCATGAGTATTCTCTGTTCGGCAGGTACGGTGCCGACGATCAAGGTGCGTGCCGGCGCCCATGACTCGCAATCCGCCGGGGGGACCCGGGCCTTGGCCGATGGCGCGGGCAATTTCGTGCCCTACGACTTCTACACCGACGCCGGGCACACCCAGCTGCTGGCGATCGACGGCACCATCACCCTGCCGACCAGCACCGGCGTGGCGCAGACCGTCAACCTGTATGGCCAGGCCCGCGGCAAAGCCGGCCTGCCGGCCGGGGTGTACACCGACACGGTAGCGGTCGAGCTGAGTTTCTGA
- a CDS encoding Csu type fimbrial protein, which produces MQRTSILLLTLGPLLLPAGVAHGTSTGFIQARLVISAACEISSQQPTVAGNTGVMDFGARGPTWDQPLTSRVDEASAEGSLQISCTPQVRAFSVRINGGLNGSDGVRRLSNGRELIPYQLAVDPGGNSRYGIGQARTFTISNTEQVPVPIYGVVVAQPRALPVGLYRDTLRVTLDW; this is translated from the coding sequence CTGCAACGCACATCGATCCTGCTGCTCACCCTGGGCCCGCTGCTGCTGCCCGCAGGCGTGGCCCATGGCACCAGCACCGGCTTCATCCAGGCACGCCTGGTGATCAGCGCCGCCTGCGAGATCAGCAGCCAGCAACCAACCGTGGCAGGTAACACGGGGGTGATGGACTTCGGTGCGCGCGGCCCGACCTGGGACCAGCCGCTCACCAGCCGCGTGGACGAGGCCAGCGCCGAAGGCAGCCTGCAGATCAGTTGCACGCCCCAGGTGCGCGCGTTCAGCGTGCGGATCAATGGCGGCCTCAATGGCAGCGATGGTGTGCGCCGCCTGAGCAATGGCCGCGAGCTCATCCCCTATCAGCTGGCGGTCGACCCGGGCGGCAACAGCCGCTACGGCATCGGCCAGGCCCGCACCTTCACCATCAGCAACACCGAACAAGTGCCCGTGCCCATTTATGGCGTCGTGGTCGCGCAGCCGCGCGCGCTGCCTGTCGGGCTGTATCGCGACACCCTACGGGTGACCCTGGACTGGTAA
- a CDS encoding fimbria/pilus outer membrane usher protein: MRVATHRLWLGLAVLGPSLGVADELPPPPTESAAITDATLYLDLLVNQVGKAELVPVQQRAGRLYLDSAVLRAAGVKLPGDPRGEVALEDIPGLHSDYDSQNQRLLLQVPPAWLPEQQLGDRSLYPASDARSSLGALLNYDAYLNDTDEGGTYLAAWNELRLFDDWGTFSTTGQWRQSFNGAQDATRQGFLRYDTTFRYTDDQRLLTYEVGDLVTGALPWTTSVRVGGLQLSRDFSARPDLVTYPLPAFAGEAAVPTSLDLFINGYKSSTTELQPGPYTLTNVPFINGAGEAVVVTTDALGRQVSTTLPFYVTSSLLAKGLSDFSVAAGSLRRDYAVRDFGYGPGVASASLRHGVTDYFTLETHAETAQSMMLGGLGGNLRLGNFGVLNAAMAQSRFEGDTGRQVALGYQYNSRRIGFNYQRVQRHGDYADLSLVDSPYTRLSQRSEQATLSLNLDHYGSLGAGYFDVRAGDGTRTRLVNLSWSKPLWGNSSLYLSANREVGDSQWAVQAQLVIPFDLRGTLAFSAERSKDGQDLQRVNYSRAVPVGGGVGYNLGYATGGNRDAYRQADVTWRLQSVQLQAGVYGSSGEMTRWADASGSLVLMDAGLFAANRIDDAFVVVSTNGYADVPVHYENQQIGRTDRNGHLLVPYSSGYYRGKYEIDPMELPADVLAPQVEQRVAVRRGSGYLLEFPLRQVRAASLVLVDGGQQALKLGSHVLHQESGGEAVVGWDGLVYLENLAPHNRLLVDKADGGQCQVAFDLPEGEGPIPLIGPLVCR; encoded by the coding sequence GTGCGGGTGGCAACGCACCGGTTGTGGCTGGGCCTGGCGGTACTGGGCCCCAGCCTGGGCGTGGCCGACGAACTGCCGCCGCCACCCACCGAGAGTGCCGCCATCACCGATGCGACGCTGTACCTCGACCTGCTGGTGAACCAGGTGGGTAAGGCTGAGCTGGTGCCGGTGCAGCAGCGCGCCGGGCGCCTGTACCTGGACAGCGCGGTGTTGCGCGCCGCCGGGGTCAAGCTGCCGGGCGACCCTCGCGGCGAAGTGGCGCTGGAGGATATCCCCGGCCTGCACAGCGACTACGACAGCCAGAACCAGCGCCTGCTGCTGCAGGTGCCGCCGGCGTGGCTGCCTGAGCAGCAGTTGGGCGACCGCAGCCTGTACCCGGCCAGCGATGCCCGCAGCAGCTTGGGTGCCTTGCTGAACTATGACGCCTACCTCAACGACACAGACGAGGGCGGCACCTACCTCGCCGCCTGGAACGAACTACGGCTGTTCGACGACTGGGGCACGTTCTCCACCACCGGGCAATGGCGCCAGTCGTTCAATGGCGCCCAGGACGCCACCCGCCAGGGCTTCCTGCGCTATGACACCACCTTCCGCTACACCGATGACCAGCGCCTGCTCACCTACGAAGTGGGGGACCTGGTGACCGGCGCGCTACCCTGGACCACCTCGGTGCGCGTTGGTGGGTTGCAGCTGTCGCGGGATTTCAGCGCACGCCCCGACCTGGTGACCTACCCCTTGCCTGCGTTTGCCGGCGAGGCGGCGGTACCAACCTCGCTGGACCTGTTCATCAATGGCTACAAAAGCAGCACCACCGAACTACAGCCGGGCCCCTACACGCTGACCAACGTGCCCTTCATCAACGGCGCCGGCGAGGCGGTGGTGGTGACTACCGACGCGCTCGGCCGGCAGGTGTCCACCACCTTGCCGTTCTATGTCACCAGCAGCCTGCTGGCCAAGGGCTTGTCGGACTTTTCGGTGGCCGCTGGTAGCCTGCGCCGCGACTATGCCGTGCGCGATTTCGGCTATGGCCCGGGCGTGGCGTCAGCCAGCCTGCGCCACGGCGTTACCGACTACTTCACCCTTGAAACCCATGCCGAAACCGCCCAGTCGATGATGCTCGGCGGCCTGGGCGGCAACCTGCGCCTGGGCAACTTCGGTGTGCTCAACGCGGCCATGGCCCAGAGCCGCTTCGAAGGCGACACGGGCCGGCAAGTGGCGCTGGGCTACCAGTACAACAGCCGGCGCATCGGCTTCAACTACCAGCGCGTGCAACGCCACGGCGACTACGCCGACCTGTCGTTGGTCGACAGCCCCTACACCCGCCTGAGCCAGCGCAGCGAACAAGCCACCCTGAGCCTGAACCTGGATCACTACGGCAGCCTGGGCGCCGGCTATTTCGATGTGCGCGCCGGCGACGGCACGCGCACCCGGCTGGTCAACCTGAGCTGGAGCAAGCCGCTGTGGGGCAACAGCAGCCTGTACCTGTCGGCCAACCGCGAAGTCGGTGACAGCCAGTGGGCGGTGCAGGCGCAACTGGTGATTCCCTTCGACCTGCGCGGCACCCTGGCCTTCAGTGCCGAGCGCAGCAAGGACGGCCAGGACTTGCAGCGGGTCAACTACAGCCGCGCCGTGCCGGTCGGCGGCGGGGTGGGCTACAACCTGGGCTACGCTACCGGCGGTAACCGCGATGCCTATCGCCAGGCCGACGTGACTTGGCGCCTGCAGTCGGTGCAGCTGCAGGCCGGCGTCTACGGCAGCAGCGGCGAGATGACCCGCTGGGCCGATGCCAGCGGCTCGCTGGTGTTGATGGATGCCGGGCTGTTCGCTGCCAACCGCATCGACGACGCCTTCGTGGTGGTCAGTACCAATGGCTATGCCGACGTGCCGGTGCACTACGAGAACCAGCAGATCGGCCGCACCGACCGCAACGGCCACCTGCTGGTGCCGTACAGCAGCGGCTACTATCGGGGCAAGTACGAGATCGACCCCATGGAGCTGCCGGCCGACGTGCTGGCGCCGCAGGTGGAGCAGCGCGTGGCCGTGCGCCGGGGCAGCGGCTATTTGCTGGAGTTCCCGCTCAGGCAGGTGCGGGCGGCGAGCCTGGTGCTGGTCGATGGTGGCCAGCAGGCACTCAAGCTGGGCAGCCATGTGCTGCACCAGGAGAGCGGTGGCGAGGCGGTGGTGGGTTGGGATGGGCTGGTGTACCTGGAGAACCTGGCGCCACACAACCGTCTGCTGGTGGACAAGGCTGACGGCGGGCAGTGCCAGGTGGCGTTCGACCTGCCTGAAGGGGAGGGGCCGATTCCACTGATCGGCCCGCTGGTGTGTCGATGA
- a CDS encoding fimbrial biogenesis chaperone, whose translation MGAGAKRARGIIGLLLLASAPAFAATSVLIWPIDPVLEADQKAGALWLENRGTAPTSLQVRVFAWRQGEYQEQFQNQREIIGSPPVANIAPGQKQLVRLTRTGNSPAGQEQAYRIIIDEIPSPLPADTTSDGPKAAIRLQMRYSVPLFVYGEGLWGKPDPEGKRSAEGVGKPQLSWRAVTVQGKPYVELRNTGPVHARLTDVVLQQGGQESPLVEGLLGYVLPGASMRWPAPAAPGAASVLKGRVNGQDAAQAIKQSQ comes from the coding sequence ATGGGGGCAGGCGCGAAACGGGCGCGTGGGATCATCGGGCTTCTGCTGTTGGCCAGTGCACCGGCCTTCGCGGCCACCTCGGTGCTGATCTGGCCGATCGACCCGGTGCTGGAGGCCGACCAGAAGGCTGGCGCATTGTGGCTGGAGAACCGCGGCACGGCGCCGACCAGCCTGCAGGTGCGGGTGTTCGCCTGGCGCCAGGGCGAATACCAGGAGCAGTTCCAGAACCAGCGCGAGATCATCGGCAGCCCCCCGGTGGCGAACATCGCACCGGGGCAGAAGCAACTGGTCCGATTGACCCGCACCGGCAATTCACCGGCCGGCCAGGAGCAGGCCTACCGCATCATCATCGACGAGATCCCTTCACCTCTGCCGGCCGACACCACCAGCGACGGGCCGAAGGCGGCGATCCGTCTGCAGATGCGTTACTCGGTGCCGCTGTTTGTCTATGGCGAGGGGCTGTGGGGCAAGCCCGACCCTGAGGGCAAGCGCAGCGCCGAAGGGGTTGGCAAGCCGCAACTGAGCTGGCGCGCGGTGACCGTGCAGGGCAAACCCTATGTCGAACTGCGCAACACCGGGCCGGTGCACGCCCGGTTGACCGATGTGGTGCTGCAGCAGGGTGGGCAGGAGAGCCCCCTGGTCGAAGGCTTGCTCGGCTATGTGTTGCCTGGCGCCAGCATGCGCTGGCCGGCACCGGCCGCGCCCGGCGCGGCCAGTGTGCTCAAGGGCCGGGTCAATGGCCAGGACGCGGCGCAGGCCATCAAGCAGAGCCAGTGA
- a CDS encoding Csu type fimbrial protein → MTQRLMAALLGLWLSGSAMAAEFLVEVQVRVQRGCMLVNQQRDAGAQALGRIDLGSAARLDGPGAPLSGVLLSQRPPRLECNPDTPYQVRVDGGQHGGVGEVRYLASQDVQARPIPYRLYRDAAWQMPLAVDVAQSARVPDSGSVELPLYARVDSLAWVPHAGLYADLLKVTVTW, encoded by the coding sequence GTGACGCAACGCTTGATGGCCGCGCTGTTGGGCCTGTGGTTGAGCGGCAGTGCCATGGCGGCGGAGTTTCTCGTCGAAGTCCAGGTGCGTGTGCAGCGCGGTTGCATGCTGGTCAATCAGCAACGCGATGCCGGCGCTCAAGCCCTGGGCCGGATCGACCTGGGCAGTGCCGCGCGCCTGGACGGGCCGGGCGCGCCCCTGAGCGGGGTGTTGCTCAGCCAGCGGCCGCCGCGGTTGGAATGCAACCCCGATACCCCGTACCAGGTCCGCGTCGATGGCGGCCAGCATGGTGGCGTGGGCGAGGTGCGCTACCTCGCCAGCCAGGACGTACAAGCCCGACCGATTCCCTACCGCCTCTATCGCGACGCCGCCTGGCAGATGCCCTTGGCGGTGGATGTCGCGCAATCGGCGCGGGTACCGGACAGCGGCTCGGTCGAGCTCCCCCTTTACGCACGGGTCGACAGCCTGGCCTGGGTACCCCATGCCGGGTTGTATGCCGACCTGCTCAAAGTCACGGTCACCTGGTAG
- a CDS encoding Csu type fimbrial protein, with translation MKVFKAWLLFGALLSPGGAAWALCSSVAAAPAAFGSINSTLVRTTVQNASTTNAGLQCTGSLLSLLVSSDHFYATITSATSGLVGPTGDVIPYTIYADNTISYPISRGVQFDFARNGILDALGLLNGTSPKTVPLYFKTVVGANVAAGLYQETLNIAWSWNYCSGIGIGNLCLGRDIGSGNQSIVVSLTVTNDCQITTPNISFASAPVVAGFGTVSQSVSLSCTKGSTYTVGLDDGQNVSGGRRRMKSAANNYLAYDIFKSAGAVRWGSLSTARRSSSDADVNPGAGTGTGSQLFNYNAKVYTDQATPPAATYTDNVILDVQF, from the coding sequence ATGAAGGTATTCAAGGCCTGGCTGTTGTTCGGCGCGTTGTTGTCGCCTGGTGGAGCCGCCTGGGCGCTGTGTTCGTCGGTGGCCGCCGCCCCGGCAGCGTTTGGCTCGATCAACTCGACCCTGGTGCGCACCACGGTGCAGAACGCCTCCACCACCAATGCCGGGTTGCAGTGCACCGGTTCGCTGCTGTCACTGCTGGTCAGTTCCGATCACTTCTACGCCACCATCACCTCCGCCACCAGCGGGCTGGTGGGGCCGACCGGTGATGTCATTCCCTATACGATCTACGCCGACAACACTATCAGCTACCCGATCAGCCGCGGCGTGCAGTTCGACTTCGCCCGCAACGGTATCCTCGATGCCCTGGGCTTGCTCAACGGCACCAGCCCCAAGACCGTGCCGCTGTACTTCAAGACCGTGGTCGGCGCCAACGTCGCGGCGGGCCTGTACCAGGAGACGCTGAACATTGCCTGGAGCTGGAACTACTGCTCGGGCATTGGCATCGGCAACCTCTGCCTGGGGCGGGACATTGGTAGCGGCAACCAGAGCATCGTGGTCAGCCTTACGGTGACCAACGACTGCCAGATCACCACGCCCAATATCAGCTTCGCCAGCGCGCCGGTGGTGGCGGGGTTCGGTACCGTGAGCCAGAGCGTCAGCCTGTCGTGCACCAAGGGCAGCACTTACACGGTGGGCCTGGACGACGGGCAGAACGTGTCGGGAGGGCGACGGCGGATGAAGTCGGCGGCCAACAACTACCTGGCCTATGACATCTTCAAGAGCGCCGGCGCAGTGCGCTGGGGCTCGCTGAGCACGGCGCGGCGCTCGAGCAGCGACGCCGATGTGAACCCAGGGGCGGGTACCGGCACGGGGAGCCAGCTGTTCAACTACAACGCCAAGGTATACACCGACCAGGCCACGCCGCCAGCGGCGACCTATACCGATAACGTGATCCTGGATGTGCAATTCTGA
- a CDS encoding Csu type fimbrial protein, translated as MPGTARLLAVGLCLALTQGAHAVTTSTFQVTAQIVAGCLVVGGVTAYGVLDYGTSSALSTATLSTSLGGSTVTFQCTPGVALSMSLDGGQNSASGTRNLKRSGGTQLLAYQLYRDAAFSQSLGIGSSVAVSYSDPTAIKLPVYGRTTLTGTLPAGTYTDVVQVTVTW; from the coding sequence ATGCCGGGCACGGCGCGGCTGCTGGCCGTCGGGCTGTGCCTGGCGCTGACCCAGGGTGCCCACGCGGTCACCACCAGCACCTTCCAGGTGACGGCACAGATCGTCGCCGGTTGCCTGGTGGTCGGCGGTGTGACGGCCTATGGCGTGCTCGACTACGGCACCAGCTCGGCGCTGTCCACGGCCACCCTGAGCACCTCGCTCGGCGGCAGCACGGTGACCTTCCAGTGCACCCCGGGCGTGGCCCTGAGCATGAGCCTGGACGGCGGCCAGAACAGCGCCAGCGGCACGCGCAACCTCAAGCGTTCGGGGGGCACGCAGTTGCTGGCCTACCAGCTGTACCGCGATGCCGCGTTCAGCCAGAGCCTGGGTATCGGCAGCAGCGTGGCGGTGAGCTACAGCGACCCGACGGCGATCAAGTTGCCGGTCTACGGCCGCACGACCCTGACCGGCACCCTGCCGGCCGGGACCTACACCGATGTCGTGCAAGTGACGGTGACCTGGTGA